GCCCTTATATAAATGCTCCACAGTCTACACCATCTAACCCAAATGGATTTGGGTTATAGATATGGGTTATTTATATGGGTACGTTTCGGCTAGGTTGAATTGTTAAATATTTTGATAACCCGAATCATTGTTATGGGAATCATCGATCCCTACAGTGAACTGTACGAAGGGATCTTAGCTGCATTTAAGTTGTTATGGAGGCTGCATTTAAGTTGTTATCGAGGGCAGTCATGAACACTTTGAAACATGTAGGGTTGAAAATTATTATACTTTATAGACCTTTTATATAGTTTGTTGTATATATGTTacctattaaaaaataaaaatataatcacaGTTTTAAGAATTGTcactaacaacttattacatgcttaaaaacttatacattatatattaataaccgcttttgaatttttttaatatcaaagtacaaattttaatacaccCAATTAACTCGATCTAAGGCCATTGCTTATAACCGTCCCCATGGTGCGTCCCAAGCACCAAGGACGCAAGACATTGATGGCATGGAGGCATGAAACGTCCGGTTTGAGCGTCTTCAAGGGAGAGTTCTCCCGAGGACTATCAAGGACGACGAAAGTGGGGTAGGAGGAGCGAGGAGTGGTGTGAGCGAGGAGCGAAGTGGGGTAAGGTGTGGCGAAGCTTGTCTTATGGACAGGGGGAGTCTTGAGGGAGTCCTGGGTGGTGTGATGCTGGTGTGCCAGTAAAAAGTTCTGAAGACGTAGTCCTTATAAGGAAATgactaataacaaaatataaaaaaaaaaaaatttaaagaacataaataaacatgtataaggtgaacttttttttaaaaaaaaataatctataaGGGAACAAAAATATTGATTGTTGACCCTTGCGCGCTAATGCtctttttaattcatttttcaaTTGTCATGAGTTTTCATTCCGTAATTGGCTCTCATCTCGTCAAATGTTGAGTGATATCACAATATACTAATGAGCTAGCTACTTGCTACATCTTTGtgtgtttctttttattaatgttattaCACACTTTATTATGCATTTGAatcatcaaattatatatataagttttgtaTGTACGTTAATACGTAACaaaatatcatcattttaatttCAACGATTGGTACTTATTTCTTCATTTTACATATTTCAGTTTGACTTTCATATATGTAAGTATTTTTTGTGGTGACTGAAAACTTCAGTTTGGGATGATGCATGATTCGATCAACGAATAATATGGGTCAACTTTTTGCATAGCTTTGACCAAAAACTTTTTCTCGCTGGTTGAGCTTTCGCCCTTTTAAGAGACATAAAACGAGTCATGTAAAAGGCGATCAATATTATTTACGATCATATATAGATCGAATGTGTAATCATGCATTCCGGCCTGCTGTATAAATGTACGggtttaactatatatatatatatatatatatatatatatatatatatatatctatactacctatataaacaaactaccctttCTCCATTTAActtttgacctttggattacctaatataccctctACATTTAAACTACTTCCACACATCTTATCCATGAAATTCCAAAATTACCTTTAATAAATAACCTCACAATTATCTAAAACccatattgttataaaatccccattaactctaaaattattgttgaaagtaTTGTTACagataagaaaaaacatcttaattgtcagaaattatattacaaaatgtttaaacaataattacctttttataactcacgaaattacgaaccaattatgtcctttatatattcatattaaattttaatctttgactttattttttttaattgtcttggtCTACTCCTctacaattgtaagtggttatttttcatggttagtgtttgcacttcattattttttgcacctaatatgcgacttatttttagaatgatatatatatggttagatCCTGCATTGACGCATCACATGAAAGTAAATTAAACGCTATAAACCGTTACGATGTCTAAAACGTTATAAACCGTCGCCGCTGTAACGCGCGGGCACCAccttagtatatatatatgtgcgtTAATTTTAAATTAGATTTTTGGTTGATTCAGAAATGATACTTAAGTCGGCAAAAAGCAACCTCGAGCTCACAACCGAAATCACCAAGTCAAACCGTTTCATTTGTAACTTTCtttagttgaaacttgaaacaCATACAGTACGTACAATTAAGGTAataaaatatacgagtaattgCCAAAGAAAAACAAACTTTAATTTAGTAAAACTGcaacttaattaaaataataagctTGTCATAAAAGTTTAATTTGGACAATAAAGCTACAAAAGTATCTCTCGGAGACtgaatttctaaaaaaatttcgttcaaacttaataaaaagtatataggAATTTTATGAGCTAGCTAGGTCTCGTtttctatacaagtatatatatatatagagagagagaccAACTAAGATCGATAAGATCAGATCGAAGCTAGTTTATTTCCTgcttttcatacatttaaaatTCCAATCTTTTCAAATTCTTAACAATGAAAAAACGAAAGTAAAATTAGTAAATGAAGCATGAAGAGTACGAgtaattaatatttttctttacatGCATATGTTGCATGCTTAATTGTAGGATAATTAATAGTAGTAAATGATAGCGATACAAATAATCAACAATTGATATGAGAATTAAGTTGATGATGATAAGTTGCTTAATTTATTGCCTTCATCAAGATCTATCTTGGTGGTGGAAAATATTGAGTACCAGCCATGAATGAACAAAAAGGGGCTTGAtatatagaagaagaagaagaagaaggctCCATAACAGTGGTCTCTTGCTGATGTCGTCGGGTGCTGGACGAACTTTCTCCAACTTGCATCAGCTGGTTAACGTTATTATAGTTGTAGTGACTGATGTGATCATGATCAGCGGCAGCTGGTCCGTGGTCATAGAGAATTCCATTGAAAACATGTCCGCCGACATTAATGGATGTCTGATACGCCAACTGATGCTCATGTGTTTTATTGTCCATATCTCTCACTCGAACACATTGGAATAGTGATGATCTGGATCTTACCTCCTCTGGAAAATGAAACCCTGTATAATTCAATCAATTACATGTGATTCATATATTTAGTTGATCACATTAAGGAAAGGAAACCACAAATTAAGTCACATTTTAGTTCATCTATATATTACGTACTAGTTTGGAACATCCACATAAAAATTTAAAGGGGTTTGCtaagggctgtgtttaaggtgcataaattgtttctacatttaccatgaaaatcagaggACAGGCTTTTAATatagaaggtacaagttttttatgcacgttaaatacagccctctGTATTTAGACAAGTGCATGTGTTTTCACTCATTTATAGTTTTTCTCCTTCTCATTTGaacttctttatatataatttcagatcgatcatatatatatagatagatgtaaAAATAACGTAAATAAATTAGTTCGTAGTTTCCACCTTTTCTTGCTTAATTAAACACAACTATATAGAAGAGAGATCATACTACAACAAATTACGGTATTAACTAACAGCCGGATCTTATAAGATCTTATAGATCCGTCACAGTAGTTTATCCACATTCACacgtatttttatttttatatatataacatattttgCTTAGTCACAAAAATGGCTGGAaccagaggcggtaccagaaaaagatttcaaaatggggaaaattaaaaaatccgtgaaaaacaaatatcaaaagagtcaaaatgttaaaaaccaacaaatttttttacaaatcgataaaaatatttaaaaatacatgacaaaatctaaatttaaagGGGTCATTTGGCCCATTTTCCCCCATGTGGTACTCACTGGCAGGAAGTGGGCATGGAAAAAGTCTTATCCATGTTTAGAGTGGGTAAGGAAAATACCTGAAGTATTAGGCAGATGTGTAGTAGTAGTAGGCATGGCAAAGCCACTGTGTTGGCGGTGATGATTAATTTGTTGATGATCATCAAGACCAGCACCACCGCTTATCGTCATCAGACTAAGTTGCTCATGATGATCATTGTGTGGTGGTTGATGAGGTGACATTGATGACAAAGAAAGCTGTTGCTGCTGCAGGCGTTCTCGACGTGTAGCTGCTGAAACCCAAGTACTCTTGATGTGGGTTTTACATGGTAATCCACGGCTCCGGCAGCAAGTTCTACATCTCTTGTGTTGACAGTCTTTCTTTGCTTGGTTCCCACAATCTTGACAACTAACAACTGATGATGATCCTGATCCACCGTTATCATTATCGCTATCAAAGCCTATAATGTAGTTCTCCGCACCAGTACTTAGATAGCCTGATGCTTGCCTCATTACTTAATTTACTAACCCAACAAGATTAATAACATCATTTTATAGCGATCGACTTCATTTACATACAAATACGACCATGTACGTAGCACATTCTGAGTTTGTTTTCCGGCCGTATGTATGGCTTATGTATAGTCGTTTTTGTGATGATAAAGATTGTAGGCAGTAGAAGAGAATCAAagatatatacgagtattatatagatagattttgGAGTTAATTAGAGTGTGGTTTCTtcattgttcatatatatacttgaaaaaaGTAATAACTTACAATCAaccttatatgtatattttttagtttaatatatcTATAGGGATATAAAATTTGCCTCCAACAATCtggtttattattgttttatttatatatgaaatttttttcgCAAACATTCAAtcggtatgcgacatcagagaaacctcaccgtatagtagtgaagtcttgcacgtaccctagataacgagatgttgaccatgggtcgttacaagtattcggaggaaaaacctcaagacttgtcatccctaatgatcaaactcaagaccttgggtaaaacatgggatgcctctgaccagttgAACTAGTCATCATTGACATTTATATATGAATTGCtttcataaattttgttttctatGACCATTAAAGATGTtttaatttgaatatttaaagtGTTCTCTTttagattttgattttaaatatatatttttttatgttatataaaacttgatgaaatttatatcaataaaaacacttttgtaacacaaaaaactcatctaaattttttattttaattctgtttttttttcagTTATTTCATTGTActcttattttaaaatatctataatattacGTTATATAGCTTTAATCAAATTCAATGATCATATTAAAATTCATAAACCACATACAATAATGATCcatatacataattttatattatagtCAAAGTTTCAAAGCTAAGTAAAAGTACCAGATCCATATATGAGCATAGACAAAACATTTTAAAGAATTGTCTGACTTTAACCCTGACCATTAAATTAGTTAAGATAGTTATAAtgatatacgagcatggtatctgCATTATGCGGCAGCGGTGGTGGGGAATACGGTTTAGTGGTGTTGGTGAattggtggcggtgtcaagtggtataggttgatgtaattatgataatgtaaatttttaaaagataaggacttgttaattattaaaataaatgtttagattataaattaatttattaaggcaaatttggtattttataaaatgtcTTTTCATAATgcgtgtttattaagggtaatttaataatttcgtatgtaactattgtgtaactatttctaaaatgagggagtgtgataatttttatgaaCGGGTATAGATAGATAGTTGTATTTGGAACTCAATTGCGGTAAGAATTTAAAGATTATGAAACGGGTATATTCCTCTTCGATTGCAAATGCATATAGTGACTAGAAATTTGACATTtagcttcttttcttttctaatgcaattaatttcaaaattatcatatCCATTGAATGTATTAAAAGTTTGTactctattttatttattctttttacaaATTTCCATTTATTATATACTAGCTAAAAGTATTCATAGTATACAAAGTATTAGAAATAATATTTGACCATATAGTTACATATGttattagaccacgaaaccgaaaacattgtataaattatagCTAGTTAAAGATAACCTAATCTATGTCAGCCAATTATTGTGGCCCTAGCCATGGTGCATATAGATATACTCATAAAAGGCGCTTTTAGGgcatataagtttttatttaattgtgcAATTAAGAatgaaacataataatatatagacAGTAAAGTACTTATGTAAATATGGTTATTATCTAATGAAAAGAAGCTAGCTAGCTTTATAGTGGCTAGGAATATTTACTATATTGTAAAATGCTATTTATATGAGTAAAAGAGTAATAATGATTGTAAAATGACTTTAATTAATGTCAAACTTTAAACtactttaagttagggttaatAATGACAAAATCGTCATTCAAAATTAACTGATGGTAGAagttttttatcttttgaaaagaAGTATATTGAGATGTTTAAATGTAAGAGTACGTAGGTCTCGGACTTTAATAACCGTTAAAGAAAATAATGACACCGGTAATTTTCAAACTTTCATCAAACTATAAGATTTTCATAATTCTACTTTGCATAATATTGTGTTGAAACTGTGAATTGCTCTTTACTAGTCGAGACTCAACTCTTAAACCACAAATTTAATCTCGTATCTCATGCCTCGTCTCTATACAATGACAAAATAATTGTACAACGAAAATTTGCAAAGACACGTGGATTCGATGTTTTTCGACAAATATCGAAACATTTACTGTTTATGTCAATTTTTACACGACTAACTGGTTTTTCAAAACACAATCATAGGATAACGTATTTCAGACAATATTATATAAGTTCAATAAGATTAAAACATTTTCTCAAGACAACCTTAAATTGTTAAAGCAATCTTTTTGCTAAAGTTCTCATAATAGGTCAAACTTATCTAAGGACAAGTATAATAGGGACAACTAAGCAAAATTTATTCAAACTTTAAAGCAATCTTTTTAGGCATGCTGGtcatttaacttgttttttttttttcagaaaaaaGGTGTGTATTAGATATTGAGATTTTTAGCATACGTTGTGTTAACCGGGATTGTTTTAAAAAACTCATCGTCGTCTAGATCTCGAATGTCAATCACTCCATGAGAAACCTTTATCCTCAAAAGATCTAGAAGGAAAAACTCACTCAAACCTAgcataaatgaaaattaaatacatagGAGTGTGTGACCATTTTcgaatatatttacaataaaactCAAACTTAAAACCTCTTACGAACAAACTAACTTTTTTGCAAGTAGACCAAATAATAAGGATTTGTTGGTCATTTGCCTAAATATCATTTCTCATACCAAAATTATCGGTTCATggcatatataataaataaacaaggaTAAAGTAGAgtatatctatactcttttataaaataaaaaaaaaacttttataacaCAAACTCACCTACCCTctccttaattttaaaaaccttaaatgacacatttaccctccatcttaatacatctttatttttatattataaaccGTGACTAAAATGCCCTAAAACAAATTCAACATATATCTCTCTCACGCgaaacacataacaaaaaccctaactcaaaatCCTTCCCCCTCCTCCCCCTTTCATATCTCACGCAACAATTCATCACATCTCCgaccgcaatgaaattacttttacaataataaccacaGCATTACACGGACACTAATCTAGTAGTTCAAATATGTATACTACAAAATTTGAACCACCCAACaaacataatttaatatatgtttcaaaTTTCCTAAAAGTGTTGTAGCTATAATTACATATTAATATCTAATGAAAATAAATTCGAACcataacatttttatgaaaccCAAATTGATTTCTATTACAGGTCCAACTTTATAGGCGTCTTGAAAGAACTCGTCCGGACTCGAGTATAAACATGTTCATAAACGTAGTCACTTAAACACTAGTACACAacctttattttactttaatatacaaACAAACTCGACACCAAAAGGTCTTCACCTTAATGGTATTAcatttattattactttattatataCGGGCAAGCTTGATACCAAAAGATCTTCCGCTTAACGGTATGACTATGTGATCGTGATGTGATCCATCGACGACTATAAGGCTATGAGTTATACTTAAAAAATAGACAAATTGTGTAATTATTTGTAGATTGAGTGAAATAATTGCCTacttaaaacaataaaataaaatttggcaTCTCTGTTGAAAGCACAATAACATATCTCAAATCATTTATCAAAATCCATAACATCTCATATATCATATGTAATAAAAATTGTACCTGATTACACCTATAAACACAGCAAATGTAAGGTTTAAACCTCTACAACTTTATGAAAGATAAAAAGCCTAGGATTATTGTGAATTCTGCTCAACTGCCTCCTTTAGGTATCTCTCCTTGGCAGATAAAGATGATAGGACACCACAAAACCCAGCGTTCAACAAATCGTAATAGTAATCGAAAAACAAAAGTTGGAAATTAATCCGCAAGTAGATATTAGGTGcaaaaaaatagtataaatgtataatactAATCAATCATATAACGCTGGGAAGAACATGTTCGCTTGTAAACCTTCGGAAACTAACTTGATATCCAAATCAATTACTCTGGTGGCCTCTTTGGTATAGCTGTATTGACAGCACCATTTGCAAGATAGAAGTATTGGAACACACCAGTCAGCAAGCAGCACAAACTGTAAAAGGACGACGTATTATCAATCCTAACCTTCCTGCTTTTAACTACCAGAATTAAACTGAACTTCTATAAGAATTAGACTACAAAATAATCCAAGAAATGTAAATTGCAGATAACGTCGGGAGTTTGTAGTCTATAGAAAGTGATTATCAACAATTCAACATAAAGCCACGCAATCAAAAGGTCGATAACAGCTGAACCGAATTGTGAATAGCGAAGACTGGAACCAGCTGAATCAAATATTCCATTTGAGATAGCGATGAATGAGAAATTTCCAGACATACAAAGTTACATACATAGTTACACACTTATATATACACTAGTGTTATTTCCTATGCGATAAACAAAGGAAATTGATAATGAcggcccttagggctgtcactaataacttattatacgCATAAAAAGTGATACTTGAtatactaaatatataaaatactaaacCATTGTATATTCTAACACCAAAGTACATGCTTTAATGCATCTAACTCCTGCTTGCAGatagccctaagggctgtcactagcaaaatatatttaaaagtttgaTTATTTAATGTTATAGTTTAGAGATACAAACCTTTTACAAGTGAGCAGAAAGTACATAAGTGAAacagatttttatttttatttttaatgggaAAAGggattaataatattaaagaaATCTAGCAAGGTGCAAAAGTGAAACAGATTGTCCCaatcattttttacttttggttGTTATCTCCAGACCTTTATGTAGATGCAAGGCAACGAAAGGAATGCAGAGATTGTGGTGTTGATACCTATGGGTAATAATGAATGTCTGAAGACTACATATAGGTTTCAAGAAAGAACTTGTTGAAAGAGGTGTGATCAATTCAGGGAAAGTTGTGAAACGGGTTTTTATCTCTTTAGTCAGGATGGAAAAGGCGTGCCTCTTTTAGGAGATATTATGAAACAGCATTTTACCTTCTCagtaataataaatcaatttcAAAGGTAATTTCATTAGAAAATCATGATGTGGCAGCACAAGATGTTCACATGTGTATTGTGAATACTCTTTtagttatgtatgtatatatatacacacacacacatacatatgggaaaagtgaatatggggttgtcccccatctaagcttagatgggggacaaccccatattcacttccccccatacatatatcatatatgaagAGAGTGAGAAACTTACCAAATAATGGAAAGAACTGAGGCTGGGATCAGGAGAAAGGACTTTAAATCATCTAATCTGTGCCGTGGAGCAAAGTAACCCAGATGCATCAGATCCAACCACCGACAGGTTACAGACTGCACAAAGCTCCCCTTCCTGGGAAACAACAAAATGCGAAGTGCAGTAGGGACAAAGCACATCCCTCTGTCCCCGGTAAATAGGAACATAAGTCGCTCCACAAGTTACAAACGGATTTCTAAAGTCATAATTCAGCTGTGTGGAGTCCTTCATGTTCCTCTCAGCTGCCTGTATAACTGACCGCGCCTTTTGACCATGGTTTTCAGGAGGATTGGTCTCCAACAGACGCCTAGCAAAGCTCGATGCTGTGATGAGATTACCCGCTTTGAAACACACAGTCATTGCATTCATCAAAGCTAGTCTCAGATGAGGCAGCTGAAGGTTACAGTGAGTAAAGTAAGCTGCCAACTCCTGTTGACGAACAGGGTTGTCTTTTAATTCTCTCCTTTTAAGTTCCAACTGTAAACCTAAAACATACTCCTTCACAATAATCACCAATTCTTTAACTTCATCCACTTCTCTCCTTGACTCGACTACAATCAGTGGAATAGTATGGAGAATACCCATAAAAAGCCTTAAAGCTTCAGTGAACTTCCCAGCAGTGGTGGCTTTGTAACCAGCCTTGAGTTTGTCTTCCAACTGTGAAAAGTTGAACACGAGTGCAGGTGGGCTCCGGACATTAGGGCTTGCTGATTCACTCCAGCCTCTCTCAATAGCCAATGCGATTAGCGGAGCTGATGTGAAAGCACGCAGGTAAGTATGACTCCCCATATGAAGGTCGATGAATAACGATTTTAAGGGTGTGAAATTCTTTATTCCCAGCTGTCGGTTTAGCAACCGCATTGCGGTGTCAAAGTTTCCTGCTGCTGCATGTTCAGCCGCTAAAGATGATTTTTGGACCCAAATTTGGCTCACAGGCATGCCAGGTGTAGGCGCCACGAATACTGATGTCCTCGCAGTGGAGGCTTTGGGGGTTTCAACATCAGGGGGAAGTTCAAGATCCTCAAGATCCCAACCTGGCTCTTCACTATCTTCATGTGCTTCCTCATCATCCGGTTCCATGTTGATGACACCATTCTGAATGTTCTCCGAATCCACAATATCCAAATCCTCACCCCAATCGGCATCTGCAGCATCCTCGTACTCTTCCTGTCCACCTTTCCCCGCGTTATCAAGACCACCCTCAAAGATCCCTTTCATGACCCTTAGTAAGGGCCAGTCTCCACCGCACAAGACAGGAGTCGGTGGCATTAATAGAGAAGTGGACCTACCACTAGGCAAAGTTGGAACATTATCTTGAAGTTTTGTGGCAAGATCCTCAGCAATATCAATTAACCCATGGGCTTTAGCTGTAGCAAAAGCTAGTGGCAGATGACCCGCATTCTCTAAAATCTTAATTCGCTCTCGGACATCTCCTAGGTACAAAGCATTGTGAAACTGACCCATAACATCATTTTTCACCTCTGCAATTTTCATCATTTTGGATAACTTGTCCAAATTTCCTGTAATCAGATACAGGAATGATAGCCTCTCAAAGTTCTTAGTTCTCTGATACGCGTACTCAACAATACCTGCATTCCCCTGACGAAGGGCCTCAACACCCAATCTATACCAGTGATCCTTTTCATCAATCTCTTTAGCAGAAGCAACGGCAATTTGAATGTTTCCACTTTCAAGTGCTAAATTGAAGCGGGTTCTTTCATCTTTCACAAAATGGAGAGCAACCTCCGGAAACCCTTTTTGCTGAAGATATGCAATCATGGCCTGCCCACATAGCTCTGAGTTTCTTATCATACTCATAACATGATCATATCTCTTCTTCAGTAAAGACAGCTTGAAGAGATATTCAGTTGCATCAATAGCTATAGAGCGGTTTTTGCCATCTCGGTCCAAGCAGAATATTGTGTTtccatatatttttgtaatgtatACAGGAACATCAAGTGTTTTGATAATTCCACAGTCCCCATTAGGCAAACAATACTTAATGTGGGTTAGGGTTGTGTATATAAATACACCATTATCATCCCATGATCCACTTTTAACACGGATTGTTTCATGAAGGGTGCAGCGGTGTACAAGTCTCTTATCAGCAATGATTATTGAATGTTTGCTGAGCAAAGCAACGCTCTCCATGTCATTAGACCACACTACATACCTTACAAAAGAAGTTTGAAGGTCTCCCAGAACCAGTCGTTGTTGAAGGTCAAATATAATAACCCTGTCCTCTGACCTGCAGAGTAAGTTACCTGTACCCGCATAAAATATTGCATCAGTTACAACTGGAATGGCACTCTTCTTTACTATTTCATTTTTCAAGTTCTTGACTAACACTTGATTGGTGCTCTTCTCAAGCACTGCAAACCTATTTCGGGCTACAAAAACTGCTGATCCCCCAACACCTCTTTTTGCCTCTTGGACTGTATCACCTCTGGTGAAGCTATCTTTCGGTATGATATAGAGTTCATAAGATCCTCCATCTACCTCTGAGCATATCAAAATAGCATTTTCAGTGGGGCTATAAGAAAGCGTTCTAGGACCCTGGTTCAAGCTGGCAGAACCAGGCCTGCGGATTGGTATTATTTGGGTGTCTTTCTGAGTTGAGTACTCGTAAAACCGCAGAAAACGGTCTTTGACATAATATAAAGAATCACCGCTAACAGAGAAAGCTGGGCGCTCCCTTTCCAACTTGAAAACTATCATGCCACTATCATGGCCAGCAGCCAGAAGGTTCATCTCAGGATGGCACCCGAGAATCCAGAACCGGTCATGTTCACGTCGAAAAGTTTGAAGGCCTGTCCTTTTTGTAGCATCCCAAACACGTATACTTTTATCTTCTGAGTTTGATACGATAATGTCCTGCCTTGAATGAAAAAGAACAGATGAAACATTGTTCATGTGACCTCTCAAAGTGTCTACTTCCCAAGCTTTTGAATCTGAAACATCATAGTATTAACTTCAGTTTTGATTATAACGGTACTCTAAAGCTCACAGCATTAGAAAAACAGATAAAGAAAAGTACATTTCAGGTTCTTGAAAGCACAAAAGTAAAACAATCATGTATGCCATTTCATATCCGACGATCCAAGAAAGAAATTAACATTGAAGAAGAGCCGAAAAGAAATGACAGAGATCATACATATACTTAGCATAAAATTAGATCCCCTACAATGTGTGTGTGCGTATCCATAGCATGGTGGATAGGTGGAAATAATAGTAGAGTTACAAAAAGATATTAAGAATGCCGGTTAAGGACCACTTTGCTCACAGGCAGATTAATGACTGATGCCAAGAAAGAAACAATATGGTGAAAGAAGCACCAAGATAAACAAGCTCCTGTTGACCTACTTCCCAGCTTCTATCACATACATAACTCATAGTCTTGTATACTTCTTCCACTCTCTTATTTGCATAATCTTCTACATTTTATTACTCTTGGGTGAGGTTAGGCAACTAAAGTAGCACAATTATTATACTAAAGTTACAAGAAATTATATTGACTGACAGGCACTGAAAACCACTCAGCCGATGGATAGAAGTAGTAACTAATGCCAAATAAACACacctgaaaaaaaaaagaggcagTAATAACACAATCCTAGATTTTCTGCTCAGTTTAGGCCCTAATCGACATAAGACACACTATAGTGTTtatctaatttttaatttttttttctttagctaTCGGACATACATGACTTGAGAGGCTTTTGTCAAGACTCAAGTTTCATGCTAGTTATCATATAGGTCAACTAAAAAGTGAAATACCCAAAGTGCCTGGATCTCACATAACATATACAAGGACCAAA
The Erigeron canadensis isolate Cc75 chromosome 2, C_canadensis_v1, whole genome shotgun sequence DNA segment above includes these coding regions:
- the LOC122588259 gene encoding protein SHI RELATED SEQUENCE 5-like, with amino-acid sequence MRQASGYLSTGAENYIIGFDSDNDNGGSGSSSVVSCQDCGNQAKKDCQHKRCRTCCRSRGLPCKTHIKSTWVSAATRRERLQQQQLSLSSMSPHQPPHNDHHEQLSLMTISGGAGLDDHQQINHHRQHSGFAMPTTTTHLPNTSGFHFPEEVRSRSSLFQCVRVRDMDNKTHEHQLAYQTSINVGGHVFNGILYDHGPAAADHDHISHYNYNNVNQLMQVGESSSSTRRHQQETTVMEPSSSSSSIYQAPFCSFMAGTQYFPPPR
- the LOC122590214 gene encoding coatomer subunit alpha-1-like, which translates into the protein MLTKFETKSNRVKGLSFHSKRPWILASLHSGVIQLWDYRMGTLIDRFDEHDGPVRGVHFHKSQPLFVSGGDDYKIKVWNYKLHRCLFTLLGHLDYIRTVQFHHESPWIVSASDDQTIRIWNWQSRTCISVLTGHNHYVMCALFHPKEDLVVSASLDQTVRVWDIGALRKKSVSPADDILRLSQMNTDFFGGVDAVVKYVLEGHDRGVNWASFHPTLPLIVSGADDRQVKIWRMNDSKAWEVDTLRGHMNNVSSVLFHSRQDIIVSNSEDKSIRVWDATKRTGLQTFRREHDRFWILGCHPEMNLLAAGHDSGMIVFKLERERPAFSVSGDSLYYVKDRFLRFYEYSTQKDTQIIPIRRPGSASLNQGPRTLSYSPTENAILICSEVDGGSYELYIIPKDSFTRGDTVQEAKRGVGGSAVFVARNRFAVLEKSTNQVLVKNLKNEIVKKSAIPVVTDAIFYAGTGNLLCRSEDRVIIFDLQQRLVLGDLQTSFVRYVVWSNDMESVALLSKHSIIIADKRLVHRCTLHETIRVKSGSWDDNGVFIYTTLTHIKYCLPNGDCGIIKTLDVPVYITKIYGNTIFCLDRDGKNRSIAIDATEYLFKLSLLKKRYDHVMSMIRNSELCGQAMIAYLQQKGFPEVALHFVKDERTRFNLALESGNIQIAVASAKEIDEKDHWYRLGVEALRQGNAGIVEYAYQRTKNFERLSFLYLITGNLDKLSKMMKIAEVKNDVMGQFHNALYLGDVRERIKILENAGHLPLAFATAKAHGLIDIAEDLATKLQDNVPTLPSGRSTSLLMPPTPVLCGGDWPLLRVMKGIFEGGLDNAGKGGQEEYEDAADADWGEDLDIVDSENIQNGVINMEPDDEEAHEDSEEPGWDLEDLELPPDVETPKASTARTSVFVAPTPGMPVSQIWVQKSSLAAEHAAAGNFDTAMRLLNRQLGIKNFTPLKSLFIDLHMGSHTYLRAFTSAPLIALAIERGWSESASPNVRSPPALVFNFSQLEDKLKAGYKATTAGKFTEALRLFMGILHTIPLIVVESRREVDEVKELVIIVKEYVLGLQLELKRRELKDNPVRQQELAAYFTHCNLQLPHLRLALMNAMTVCFKAGNLITASSFARRLLETNPPENHGQKARSVIQAAERNMKDSTQLNYDFRNPFVTCGATYVPIYRGQRDVLCPYCTSHFVVSQEGELCAVCNLSVVGSDASGLLCSTAQIR